The sequence below is a genomic window from Monodelphis domestica isolate mMonDom1 chromosome 2, mMonDom1.pri, whole genome shotgun sequence.
AAGGCAGTTATAATTCTTGTTTGCCACTGGGTGGCTGACAGCAGAGAGTGAGGCATTATGGGAAGCCACTCTCTTACCTTCGACAACAGGTGTCTGTGTCACACTGTACCTCATTCAACTATCCCTGGACAGGGAGGGAAGTACCTTAGTctagcagagctggaggagagccTGGAAGGATTGCTGGCCCCTCCAGCGCAGAAGGGGCTACAAGATCAGAGCTGAAGCCTTCGGGTGCTAGTGAGGGTACCAGGAAGTGCCTAGCACCCTTTCAAGCACTTCTGAAAAGATccaagaacatttaaaaaagctAACAGGTATGAACTGTCTGAACTCCTTGTAAAATGTCTCTTTAgtcaattaccttttttttttaaatggtagtgTGAAAGAATATAAATATCCTGGGGCAAGaggggaaaaattatttaaaggaaaaagttACTAAAGTCTCAAGGCTGCCATACAGGAAAATTCCAAACGAAAAACAGTTAACTTGCCTTAGCAAGAGTTAAATAGTGTTGGCCAATGTTTTAATCTTGAGGATTTCACCTTAAGTGTTGCATTTTTGCTCAACTAAGCCTATTAGAACGTTTTTCTGTTTCCTAGcaataaggtgtgtgtgtgtgggggggggggggttccctcTCTTCCTGTTTAAGGGAAAGATTTGTTTGGTTTTGAATCCAGAATGCTCCAGCTGTTGCTTAGATCTTTTCACATGCAAATTTAACATGGTGCTATTTAAATAACCATGTTCATCTTGGTGAGAGATACACCAGGAAAAAGAGGGGGTGGGGTAATTAGGGGGAAGAGGAGGACGCCTTAGGGCTCATCCTGTTTTTGTTCCTGAAAGCAAACCTGTGACAACCCAGTGTCCCTGCTACTCATTTGGTGAGAAATTTCCATCTGGCCAGTACTCATCTGGATTTGGGACTCCTCTCATTGACAAATTTAAAGTGTTACCTTCCCAAGAGATCAAGCTTCTCAGCTGGGTTTTTACAGCTTCTCATTTGTTATGGTTATTTTAATTACAATTTTGGAAGGTATTTGctctgctttttgttttttctcatcatttcatCCTTCTTTCGATCTTTCCTTTTAGAAGAGCATATAGGGGATATTTTCTGCAAGAtcatttaaataacttttttataGCAATTTTTAAGAGCTTTCAGGATTTATTTCCCACCTTATTTTCTTTCACTGGAGGGATTTAGGGAAGTTTTTTGCTTCCCACAGCTGAACCTTTTCCCTGTGTCTGGCTGAGGCATTAACAGACCATAGCCGTTTTTTCACTTTTGTAATTAAAAGCAAATCTACCCTTGAAAATCAGTGATCAAGAAAATTAAACTTGTGGGAGGAgatttatattgtttttcttttgtataaaataaaatgcaaggaGTATTTCCCCCCTAAGAATGGTTTATTTTGATTAGAAATGCTTGCCTTTCTCTAAGTaccttataattttttaaaccatatTTAAAGCTTTTGAATGTcaggctttgttttgttttgttttgctttgctttcttgGAGGTTTAGAGATTGGGGTATGGTGATTGTTGCtatctatttcattttgtttctttgcaacattttaaaaaacaaaaatactgtGAGAGAAAAATGCCTTTTTTCTGCAATACTGGAAGAGAGATTTTAAATTCGTAGCTCTTTAAAAACTCTGTCACTTTAAAAACTAAAAGTTGTCATCCCATCCTTTCCTTTGAACGTACAGAATTAACAAGAAGTACCTTAAGAAAATCTTAACTCCCCcaagaagaagaatcttcctgtaGAGACATACTGGACAAAGATGGACTGTGGTGAAGAATTTTGTTTTGGTTGaaatttttacctttcttccaAGAACTGAAAAACTTTGTTAGCAAGTTACCTTTTTCTCGGTGGGCGTTCAGTTTCTAATATTAACTAAGgcaatttttttccccctgaggtTTAAGGAAAAATTTCAGAAACTGAATTTTCCAAGTCTTGAGTTGAGATGCAAGACGAATTTATAGCATTCACATCCTACAGAGATAACAGCAACCTCCCTTATTCTTCCCACCAGGGGTGAACCTCAAGACAAGctttggtatctttttttttcttttttggtttgtgaCACTCCACCCACTCTAGCTTCTTCAGGTGGGTGTGTTCATTGGCACTGAGCTTGCAGCAAGATTTTTCTTTGGATAGTGAACCTGGTCTGGCTCTGGTgcagttgctgctgctgctgttgggAAGTCAGCTGGCAAGATGATGGAAGAAATCTCCATAATGGTAGCCTACGATGCCCATGTTTTTAGCCAGCTGTATGATGAGGACTTCCTTACAAGTCTTGTGGCAATCAGCAAACCCAAAACTATGGTAGGTGATGCTTCATGGAACTAATGTGGATATGAGTGTGATGATCCATGTCTAACAGGGTAGTCACCCCTGCTGCAGCCAAGTTTTAGTTTACTGGGGATGAAAAATAAGAGTATTGCTTGTGGGTACAAGTATAAAAAgcagtttttctttggttttatgTAAGACATTTGGAGTACTACAGAATATGTGTGTAGTTATGTTAAACTTAAGGTCAATTATTTAAGATGTtctaataatggaaaaaattttcAATTGGAAAACTCTACTTGGACCAAAGCACCtaccatatatgtgtgtattcaaataaatatacatatagatagatacaggTACATGTGTGTGTACAAATATACAAACACCAAAATGTATCTATATGTGCTTGTGTGTATATACTCGTACACTCCCATATAACCATgtgtacatgcacatatacacatatggtttatatacacacatatacacacacacaaatggagGGTCATTCATAGACTTAAATTTTTACCTCTTTGCAGTGACACTTTTCCCTAAGAGGGCCACAACACAGATATTCTTAATGTATGTCAGATTCTGgaacaaaaatgactaattttaattttcagaCATTATAAATCATTATTTGTTGGGGGAATGATAGTAAAAAATATTCAGTGGTACCATTTTGTTTTGGATTCAatgttttgaaatatttcaaCTGTGTAAGACCAAGatgaaaagggtttttttgtttatatctCTCGTTCTCGTGACCAATGCTCAGAAAAAGGAAGTGTTTTGTGTTTGGTTATCATTGCTCTGTGAAAGGTCATTGTTGTGGTAAGTGATGATCCAGGAGACTTTCTGCAAACTTTCACAGGTATTGCAAATATGTTGGAATTTAATGTGAGGGGCAATCAGTAGACAAGGGCATAG
It includes:
- the RABGAP1L gene encoding rab GTPase-activating protein 1-like isoform X7: MMEEISIMVAYDAHVFSQLYDEDFLTSLVAISKPKTMVPTKKLKKYEKEYQTMRESQLQQEDPMDRYKFVCL